In Amaranthus tricolor cultivar Red isolate AtriRed21 chromosome 3, ASM2621246v1, whole genome shotgun sequence, a single window of DNA contains:
- the LOC130808326 gene encoding uncharacterized protein LOC130808326, which produces MRTIPEDEKVFLGGDFNGHIGRDAGNYNSVHGGFGLGARNESVENLLEFALAKDLVIANSIFRKKEEHLTTYKSSRHATQVDYFLVRKGDRPSCLDCKDEEENHREEGRVQGKDHVRETQRGYGHNPVKQNKFIGLPKSIRGCE; this is translated from the exons ATGAGAACTATCCCGGAAGATGAGAAAGTTTTCTTAGGAGGGGACTTTAACGGGCATATAGGCAGAGATGCAGGCAACTATAACTCGGTACATGGAGGGTTTGGTTTGGGGGCAAGGAATGAGAGTGTGGAGAATTTGTTGGAGTTTGCGCTAGCAAAAGATCTGGTTATAGCAAACtcgatctttagaaagaaagaGGAGCATTTGACCACATATAAGAGCAGCCGGCATGCAACCCAAGTTGATTATTTCTTAGTGCGCAAGGGAGATCGGCCCTCATGCTTGGATTGTAAG gatgaggaagaaaatcATAGAGAAGAAGGTCGAGTCCAGGGGAAAGATCATGTGCGGGAGACTCAAAGGGGATATGGTCACAACCCTGTTAAGCAAAATAAGTTTATTGGGCTTCCCAAGTCAATTAGAGGATGCGAATGA